GCGGAATCAATacaattgtttttttatcaacaaaacagtttttaagtcagtattttatATCAAATTGTGGATTTCTTTAACACAAAGCAGTTTCGTTTTGCAGTAACGACCGCCccttacttattattattactcatgctttaatttaaaagtaagGTTTCACTGTTGGAGctaatttatattttgtttgtacaggactgcagctaatgattattttcattctggattaatctgctgattgtttttattcaaaagaaATTAATATAATCttaaaaaagcagcacatttgagaggctgggACCAAAATAATATAACGACagattatcaaaacagtttaaattaaattttctGATAGTTTGATTTATAATAAAGCATATTTCATAAACTAGTAAGCTCGCATGTTTTGTGTGGAAAGatcttaatttgtaaagtaGTTGGAGCTGTCAGATAAAAGTTTGTGAGgtcaaaagtacaatattttcctcCATCGCATGACAAGAAAACTACAAGTACATCAAATTTGTACTGAAGTACAATAGCTgagtatatttttttaacatttcttttcaaagaCTGGTATCAATTTAAGTGTTTAAATGACAATCTGTGACTTAATCTGGGAGCAATCGTGCTCTTtatcattaaaatgatttagTATAATGAGGGAtttatgtgttttcttgttattCTTTGTCGTGAACCCATAAACAGTTTATATATCAGGCTGTTGAAATCTAAAAAGACGGTTAAACAGAGAAAACCAGCCACTTATTACATGaccaaaataaagagaaaaggcCGAGGGCGTGTAGGAGCACGTTGTTAAGCAGCttggatttgtgttttttctctccctccgtGTGTATTCAGGTTACAGATCACAATTTCTAACAAGGTGACATTTCCCTCCTTCCAACTATGCTTTTATTCTGACGGGGTTTGACAGCCACGTGCGTCCGGTCGCACGTACTGTACTGCAGCTGGCGAACACATGTCGACCCCGTGGAGGGACGGAGGGAACGACTTGACTTGGATATTATTAGCTCGTCTTCACTCACTGCAGCGCTGATCTGCTTTGACATCGCTCATAATCATCTGGTACGAGCGCTCGCAGCAAACGCCCCTTTGTCCGAGGCCCCGTGATGCAAATGATCTGGTACGCTCAAAGGCCGTCTGACTCACTGAGTGGCTGCATCTCATTCCAATTTCAAAGTGTTTATCTATTTCATTAcagctcttttgttttttttacgtGTTTAAAGAAGGCTGCTGGGATAAATCCTTGAtagaaaaagagacacacaattTAATAGACTAGACAAACGAAACCACAGTCGCAGAAACAAGCACTTTACATTTCCAGAATATCACTTACATGAATCATCCCAGTGGGTTCtttgtgggttttgttttgttttttagccacaacagacagcactgttacaaaaaataataataataataaaataaaaacaaaaagaatcacTCAGTTCTCGTGCAACAACTATTACAACCTTCACTCGGTCAAATCTCACTGCAACAGAGGAATGTCGGAGGTGACTCGGTGTCACCGTGGTTATGGTCAGCGTCTCTCTCTGGCATGCACCTGGAAAAAGGGCGGCGACATGAGAGCCAAGGATGCGGATTCACCGTCACCCAGGCTGAGAAGCAgcgctgcactttgtgtttttctcctctaaGACCCTGAGTGGACACAGAACTGCACGTTTGGTTGGAGCCAGCGCCCAGCGGCATGAAAAGATCATCTCCTCaactccttttctttttgtgttttttcccccctgacttcagcattgtgggaaatatttgctttcttgctgagagttagaggagaagattagccagttagcttagcttagcttagcataaaggccgGAAACGGAGGGAGACGGCTCAAAGTCCACCTAACAGGCATCTCTAAAACTGACAGAGGCCACGTTCTCACGGCTAAACCCTgatattatttctgttttcacattattttaaatgtggCCAATATCAGATTCCAGAGTGAACAGGTTACAGTCCTGAACAGACCCGAAGCCCCAAAATAAACCAATAACGAAGGACGTGCCACGCAGCACGCCGTCGTAAACATGGAGGCCAGTTTTATCTATTTGACGTCACACAAGAATCTCACTGGACGTTCAGGTTCAAGTTCATCTCTCTGAGAAAGAGTTGTACGTGTCAGGTTACTGACGTAAGAGTCGCACAAGTTCAGACTAAAGTCgccttgaaaaaacaaaaccaaatcagATTTAGGAGCTCCATGTGCTCCCTGTGCTGTTTGCTCTCCGGTCTAAAGCTCCGCCCAGGTCTCCTACACCTGGTTAATCCTGAATGAGGTGCACCTGGCGCAGGAATGAAGGTGGATAAAGGCTCCCGGCTACATTTGCAGGTTGTGGACTGTCTTGTCTCGTTGCCTGGGAGTTTTATTTGGTGTCGCTCTCttttggctgtttgtggtttttggGTCGGGGTTGTTCACACCACATAGATTgggtctttttctttccttttaaagGTGTTTGAGTAATATTATGGCTCAAAGTTAAGTGGCTCAAAACAGATTCCATGTGATTTGTGCTctttacattgttttaaaaaaaatctgatctgagtctcagataaataataataaaataaaatgagagaaatcTGATTTAAGCCACTTCTGCCTGCAGTGTGACCATAGCCCAATAAACACCAGGTATATTCACACGACCTTCTCGTCTAACTCGCAGCAACAAAGGCACATCTCCAACAGATTTCTGAGGTAAGTTCAAATCCAAATTACAAATCAAACTGTTGTTCTGTTgccaatgaaataaaaatagatagaaaataaaaagatcaaATTAAGGCTAAAATGGACAAAAGGGGAATTAAGTTGGAAAGTGACTCCAAACTTATCATCCACTGgcacatttaaaattttattcaCTAATAAGAACAAGTTTTATTCTTTTGTGCAGCAGAAATCGGACTTAAAGACTTTTAGCTTTTAGAAGTGAGATCTGTGAATGCGGCGACATCGTTGAAAAGACGTTCAACACAAGCAGCCGGACAACAAGCCAACAGTTAAGAGACAGTTTGGGTAATAATTTTACATTCaccttcattttctcctccatgAAAGTTAATTGACCGCTCGTCTGACCGTTCGGCTGCTCGTGTTTCTCTCGTTTTGTTGTGAAATATATTTACTGGTTTTCAGTTTTTCCtcacaataaataaaagcagacaaacaggcacaaaatggagaattagaaataaaaacaataaaatgaactcATCATTCTGTCGCATTTCTGCATCGTTTTAGTTTCCAGGTAACGTGAAGCAAACATCGGCTTTTCCAATTATTTTACCTGTAGTGGTGATGTAGTGGTGATGTAGGACTAATCTATGGACATCACATCACTGCAGTACATCAACGGCAGATGAAGGTCAGGAAGTGATCTTGCACATTTGAAGCACTATTACGAACTGGGTCGTTTGCGGTTGCTTCAAATCGATTAAACGGAAAAATTACAAAGAGATTTTCCCAAGGACCAACAGTTGTTCATAAGGGGAAAGAAAAAGCTGAGTTGGACAATGTTTTGTCAAAGGAACTCGTAATATCACTAACGAACTcgctcctccatctcctccgtTCAGcttttcacttcctgtccttCATCTAGATGTCGCGCAATCGTCCTCTGAGTCATGTGACACCAAACGACGAAGTttgggagagagatggagataaaaagacaaatcaaataTCATTTTCACTGAGAACTCTTGGCACTTCCACTTCTTTCTAGCGATGCAGCTGCATTCACAGATCTCAGATAGTTTTCAGAGTGTTATTAGACCAAaaccatttaaaatgaattataacAACTCTTTCTTTACAGTGTAAATCCTAAAGGGATGTTTCATGTGGATGTCCAAACAGTGTTGCTGACAAATAAATTCCTCTGTGCGTGCGTGCGGCACTGATTTATAAAGCCGAGTCCTCCTGCTCGCCGAACCCTGCCGGCACTGCCTACATGCTCCAGGATGCGTTGCACGTGGGCCATCTCAGCGTTAGCGTCCAACAAAACGCCACCCACGGTGAAATTCACCGCAGCAGAACGATTCAATTTCTGTCGGCATCTCAGGGTCAGTTTGAGCAGAGGCTTCTGGTCGCTGTCTGGTCTCGGCAGCTCAGGTTCAGGATGGTCCCAGACGGCCGGATCCTCCTGCATAGATAACGCAGACGCAGCCTCGACCTCTGGCCGTATAAACACAGCTGCATATCCAAGTCGgccaaaacactgtaaaattgTATCCTCGTCCAAACCGTCAACACCGATTGGACGTCCACATGAAAACGTGGCAAAATTTCCTTCTTTGAGATGCTTTATGCGAACCGGGCACTGGCCTGCAGAAGGCATTTTCATGTATTGTAGTAAGCATGCACTTATATGAGTTATTAATGAGCAAAATGTACGTTCAAGAGCAGAACCATCGAGAACTACAATCCAAAGCTTGTCCCTTTAAATGCTGAAGGATGGATaatgagaaaaaaggagagCGAAATGAGAAGGAACCTCCTTATATTCCACTGTGGGCTTGCAGAGCGCTGGCACTCTCATAGAGATTAAATTCCCCTCACTCTGTATCTCGGTtcagagagggtgggggggggggaggcagagaaataaaaacactggcTGCCATGAAAGGAGAAGCAGCTCTTCATTTAGCACGGTAAACAAGAAGCTTTGAAGTCAGCCATTTAAAATAGGatttacatgaataaataaatcaggcGAGCTCCAACACTGTTCATGAAATCGCACAAGAAGGCAGACGGCTTTGGGTAATCGTCTGTGACGCTAACACACATGACAATGCAAATAATATTGATAGGCTATACTCTGGGAGTTATTAATAAATACCACCTGCTCTGCTCCACAGATTCTTCTTGTTTAAACGTGAGATGATGTCAGCTTTCATGACCTTGACAGTTTATATTAAACACCACATTATTGACACCGTCATGAACAATGACgccctgttttgttttttgtttgttttcttttgaagaTGTGCTTCACAACCCTGTGCTTCACTCCCCTGCACGcaaagcataaaaaaataatatcaaaatcaaaaataacaCTAAAATCTTTCACGTCCTCCCTAGGGATGGGGTTTGATAGCATTTTATCGAATCCTTTTCATTGCATTAAAGGCTAAACGGCTGATGTCTCATTTTAACCAACGACAGCAGAAGAACCAGAGGTGAAAGTAGACGAAAAGAAATCCCTTGAGGAGATCTTTgatcattaaaataaacattactCATCTACAGTCCTCGAAGCCATGAGATTAATTTTACTTTCCTAAACCATTATTATCAAAATCTCACATTTCAGCTGCGGTCTGAGCAGCAAGCCGATGACTAGCCACCTTGTATCTCTGCTGTTAGCTCACTGCTACGTTAACTGACCGAAAGTCTCTGAGTGTTGTTGAATTTATGCATTACTTTGGATTAAAATGCAAGAAATCACGTTTGAGGATTTAAATCCTAAATTTGGTAATTCATGCTGGGTTTAGTTattttcctctgctgtcagtgGAAACATGTTCAAACTCGGCAGTAACGGCAGCTGGATTCTTCTATTATATGTGAGTAAAACAGAAGGTTTGATAAGAGATTCGTCGATTGACGACCCCGGCTATCGGAGCCCATCCCCGGTCCTCCCCGTCTCCGCCCTCGGCCGCCTCActatctctgctctgctcttgttacatgtgtgtgtcatggatGGCGAACAGAAACGGGCGTCTGCAGTGCTGCCTGTCTCTGGATCAGTCTTTGCTTACATGGTTGTGACGACCACTGTTTGGTTCCATGTCTTGGAAGACCTCTCAAACCGgcttttcatcatcatcctcctcctcctctgcctcctccccttcctcctcctctccctccctcgaGCTTATCGGTACGGCGGTTCAGGCTGTTGAGGGTTCGGCCTGTAAAGCTGCTGCACGCGCACCGGCCGCCCGTTCGCCGGCCAGCCGCCCGGTAACTGTCCGATGACCCTGAGGCCGACCGGCTGGCCGTGTCCTGGAAGCGGGGTGCTTGGGCTGAGGATGTGGGTCTGTCCCGGTTGGGGTTCAGGCGGAGGGGTACTACTTTGATAGCCCGGAGCCGAGGCGGGGGGAGAGACGGGGTaatgagggaggaggatggCTGGCGTGAGGCCGTAGCGTACCTGGAACACTCTAAGAGGTCCCTGCGCTACAAAGCCGTTGGGCCGCTGAGGCTCCTGAGGCTGCTCCGAGTCCTTCTTCACCTGCGGGACTTTGCTCTCCTCCGTCGTCTTGCTTTTGCTCGGCTGCCGCTTGGCCTGCGCGATCTCCTGCATCTTCTCCGCTTGAGCCCGGCGGATGTGATACGTCTTCCTGGAGCTCTGGAAGGAGTCCAAGAACTCATCCAGGCTTACGTTTCCCTCCATGAacttctccagcagctcctgtgaagCAGGGCAGACAAATAAACCGGCATCAGCAGACAGGACAACACACAAAGGGAGGTCCGACCGCGGGGAATCGTTCAAACAAGCTCCTCTGAGTAGAAAGAGGATTTAATCAGCTCGGGGATGTTTACCCATGAACTTTGGCACAGTTTTCGGCTACAACATTTCACTGCAAGTGCATTTTACACAGCTAACAATGGTCCATTTGCTGCAGCTATTTCATCTGGCAAAACTTGAAAGCCGCGTGATCCGTCTCTGCATGTGTTCCCAGGATGTAAGAAGCCGAGTATGAGCCTCGTCTGGTGGAGGACAGGAGTTTGTATTTGTGAAGTAATAACTGTACATAAACAGTGGCGATTTGGTTTAGTTTTACAGGCCTGAGACCAAAACGCAAGGGATTACTCACTTTCTGGTCATTTAATTACATTCTGCGTGTTCACACAGGCAAAGAGCAGGACGTCTGTGGCCCACAAACACTGCGCTTCATGCGAGTGGCTTTCTGTTGTAACCTGATTTCTTAGACGTTGTGTAAATTAGGTTTCCATAATTGGGGTAAAGGGATTAGAGAAACGCAGTTAACGTGCTGCGTTTGGGGCTGTTGGAGCCTGAGTTTCTGACTTGTGGACACACGACCAGGTGTctaacagggattttagctgtGCACGACAAAGATGTTGAACAGCGTCGACAGGAAGTGTCGCTGTGAGGTCAGATCATTACGCTCAGACGTGCGTTAATCCATTTCTCACAAGTCTGACTAAAAGTGAATCTAAATTAAGTCTGAATTAGATGAATTAAAACTAATAATTACTGTGAGGAGACACCGAACGTCTTTCATCTGGCTGTGCTGACAGTTCAAAATATGGCCCAATAATCAGGATTCTTACTTTGTCcagcagttttcttttatttccttaaTTTGGTGAAGaaagccatgttttttttttgttctcaatGTGTGAGAGACTGCAGGTAAACAGTGAGGAAGAGTGCGGACAAGGTGAATTATAAACAAATAGTAACTGGCTGTGACTGAGGAAACATTTAGTCGACTTAATCTGAAAAAATAGAGATAGAGATACTCCACTGGGACAAAACTATGACCaagtttaatgatttttttttaatctatgaataaaaacaaaatgacaattGTTCTTCTGATAAAATTCTGAGTAAGGCTGCAACAAACAATTATAGATTAATctgatgaataattaataactctagtctataaaatgtcagaaaatacatttaaaaaacaatttcctAAACACCCATTTGATTAGTTAGCTACATGTGCGTCTAATGACGTCTACTAACATCTTGTTTCGTCTACATAAGTGATGCActcataaaaaaagatttaaaggaTAACGGTGGTTTTAATTCTACCTTAAGAAGAACTGGCCACAAATATGTAGTTTCATCTTTAAATAAAGTCTTTTAGATTAACAAAAAGCTTAAAAGCTGGACACTGTAGTTTTTGGAAAAGGTGCAtttgctggggactatttttagctgtggattaatacacactTACAGCAGCAGGGCAGTATATGTGGGACtgaatcaaaataaactacaggtaatgaacaaacatacagtttttggacaacaatggagctcagACGGCAGACGGATGAGATTCATCAGGCTTTGTATACCCAGACAATGAAATATGTCACTAAATACAGAATATCAGCAGTCGTATCCTTTAACAAATGTCTGCCTTCGGGGCTAAATTAGAGACCGAATGTTAAACTTCACATAGCCTCAGACTCTGTCCTCCCACTGAGACACCACAGCTTCTCCGTCTGTTGCGGACACAGTTAAATAACCTCAGGTCACAGTCAGTATATTGGCCTGACTGCCCCCCGCAAATATACAACAGCTGTCAGAGGCAGAGCGAGCTTCTGGTGTACATGACTTACAATACAGCGCGATTATCAATAcatcattaaataaatacataactAAATGTATGACAGATTTATTTTGTCCTCTGCAGCAAGTTACACTGtgtataaataaaagtataaatgtattaataaatGTGCGGGAAAAATGCATAATgactaaataaatatacaaatgtatgaatgtatgaatgtatgaataaatgaatatatggataaatacattaaatcaaagaaattattcatttgtttgcaCATTTAATCATACaattatacatttaattatgtgattatacatttatttatgtatttatatatttagttttagcCCTTAAAACCCTCCAAATATCACTTAAACGTTGTTTTGAttaacaaattttaaaaaaagcaattaaactTGGTCATAGTTTTGTCCAGAAGCAGGATTTTATTTACCtttggggagtttttccttttagatttctttatatttcatcGTCTCTAGACTTTTTCTCACTTGTAATCTCTTTATTCACAGTAACGTCATCTTTGAcaagtgacagaaacagaaaacctgGTTTTCTTTTATGAGATTCACCAAGTAAGATAAAGTTAGTGTGGGTTTCTGCTGGAGGACCTTTAATTATTAAGAAATGTATACAGCTAACGACGCTTCTGAAAGGGTTTTCTGTGCACAGACGAGGGAAAACATCACTTTGGCAGCAGAGTGGTCCCCGTCAGCGTCAGTCCTCCCCGGGCTGCAGCCTGACAGCTTTAACACATCATCGCCAGGCCGCAGAGGAAACAGAGCTGTGAACTGGAGTCAAAACCAGAACCAGGCTGCTTCTCTGAGCGCTCGCTGCTGCAGCACTCATCTGTAGAAGTAAACTAAAGACAAGCTCAGTTTAACCCTTTGAACTCTGTCATTTAAATGATCCGTCTGCGTCATTTCTTGGAGTATCTTCACATgcttataaagaataaattaataatgaataaaagcaCTGAGATGGTGCCGAGACTAAACTAAACTTGGACACGTTTTTCATCAAGTTTGActaaatacagacagaaaacatgttgatccagaacaacagtgaatgtagaacacacacacacacactatagacctccactacacactaacacactgactaacacacactatagacctccactacacactaacacactgactaacacacactatagacctccactacacactaacacactgactaactagcacacacacacactatagacctccactacacactaacacactgactaactagcacacacacactatagacctccactacacactaacacactgactaactagcacacacacacacacacactatagacctccactacacactgacacactgactaactagcacacacacacacacactatagacctccactacacactgacacactgactaactagcacacacacacactatagacctccactacacactaacacactgactaacacacactatagacctccactacacacacgGTGTCCGTCTTCATCAGCTTAAAGGCTGAAGTGATTTACACGAGCAGAAAGACAACAACTAGTTCAACTGTTGTTTCCTTCAGCAGATATCTGAGTTCATGTTGGAACCTGACAAGGAATCTTCTTAACAAGGCAGCTTTTTTGACTTAAGGCgacaaaggaggaagaggaggaagaggaggaggaggaggaagaagaagctgTTGGCCAAAGTCTTCAAAGGCAGAAATTTGTGTCTCACACTGAGGCCAAATATGCTTTTCAAGATTTTGACCGTCACAGTGCTTGTGAATGCATCCGAcatctgaaaacatgttttggaAACTGCTGTATTTGAGACATTAGAGGGACACCTCTGTATTGAATCAGGTCTACTGAGACACAGTTATGCTGCATACACCTACATGCAGACGAGTGTAATTTTAAGGATTATTTCATCATAAAATTAAGAGAATTGTGACGACACAAATTAGAGAACATGTCAGTCTTCGCTGTGCAGCAACTGGGTGCtatttttttttgagtttatgTTGATCAAACGTacagaggtgttttttttttttttttcttctctccagcGTGTGCGTGTGCTGGCTGTTGCTTAATCAATCAGCGGACGGCCGCCCTTAATGACTGAGTCATGGAGATATCGATCGGAGCCGTGTGAATGTGGGTTGGGGGAGGTGTGGAACGTGTGGATCAATCCAGGCCTTTAGCAGCAGTGTGGGCTTCATCTGTGAATACGAATCACCGCCCTCGTTGAGGCCAAAGCAACATGCAGGATTTAAACAGGACCTCTTGTTAATGCGTCACAGAATGAAtgttattaattatatatatataaaaaatacgGACCACAAGGACGAAGATAAATGATGCAGGCTGTCCAAAGATAACAGACAGTGTTTTATTCCAGCAAGGACCTTCCTCTTGTCTTCTTTTATATGATTTATGTTTAGGCAGCGCATACCAGGAATATGACAAAACACTGATGAGGTAACACATGATTTCATCCTTAAAGTCAAACTGGAGCCACAACAATCATTCATTTCGCAGCCAAAATCCAATGCAGTCCATTTAGAATGAGTTTCATGGGCGTTTTAATGAAGAGGAAACCTATTTGTGCTGATATAAGTAAAAAATATGGCTGCAAACTTTCATCATGCAATGTCAACTAATACAGGAGTTGCCTGTCTTCTGCTGTGATATGTCTAAAAAgcccccggggatcaataaaggagtCATTTCAAACTTAACTGTACGACAGCTGATGAGCTTATTATAACCTTCAAACAGAGCTGAGCATAAAATCAAACTTATCTCTGGTTGGACATGATGAATTTCTGTGCAGGTGGAGAAACAACAGGGTTCAGGCTGATTAACGAACAGCTACTGAACGCTGAGAGACCAGAAAATATGATGAGGCTGATTTTGGTTTCTTTGATTTAACATAACAAATAAGCCGTTTAATTTCAGCAGGACAATGATAAACACAATCCGTCATGAGCAGGTGATATAAACGAAGCCAACAATACCAATTATAGTGATAAAGATATGTGAGGAGTATTAAGAGATGTTATctaaacacacagatggagatcTACTGTGGTTATATTCATTATGAATTAGACACAATCATGAAAAGTGGGTTTATGATGTTGCCTGTAAACATGTGAACATAAAGCTTTTGTCCTGTAAACACAGTGAGGTTTGTGGCTTATCCACAGACATGACAAACCTTCGTGTCGGCATGGATGGATTTGACACTGTGACGCAAATTAGCCATAATTAGCATCTAAGCTAAGatgctctgtgttgtgtttggtgtTACGGTGCGTTTCCACCAAGTGCAAAATCATGGTGCAAAAGATTTGAGTGACTTGATGTGAACCGAACCAAATGATCTGGTGATCAAACTCGAGGAGCGCGAGGATGATATTCACTTTGTGTGTTGGTGGAAACACAGATTAACAAACCTTTTATCCATACGAGACATTTCCCTTTAATCATGAAGCTgcatgtttcaaaataaaagtccatcCTTGTGACTGTTTTTCCACATAGAATCAAGGTTAACGTGTCGGCTGGATcagattatattatatcatcTGAAACCTTCAGCCTTAGTTGTCAGATGCAACTTAAAAGCACTTTGTCATTTGTCAGTGCTGCCTGATTCAATAGAGGACTCACTTGTAAATGTAACACTATGTTGTGAGAAAGATGTGGAGAATAGTAGTTTCTTCTGAATGCAGGATTAGCAGAAGATGTGTACAGTGTAGTTGCTCTCAGATGTTGGCGGACTGCTCGCTGTATGcatgtatctatgtatgtatctatctatgtatgtatgtcgTGTCTTTAGAGATCAGATTGCACAGAATTGAGTGGGTTGTCAGCTAGACTGCAGGCTTTTCAAGAATCATCCTCAACTGTGCTGCCAGAGTGATGAAAGGCGGTGTTTGAATCTCAGCGAGAACAAGAGAGAAGAGCTCCATTTTAGGagtttttcccttttgtttctttttaaaaaaaaaaaatgttttcttattaCCTCTGAATGCTCCTCGGCACGTgccacctcctcctgcagaagGTTCTGCGTCGTCTGCAGGCTGTGCTTCTGGACACGAGTCTCTGTAATGACAAAGAGACATCAGTGAAGCAcgtgaggagaggaagaggaggcatgACTTCACTGGAGttggagaaaaaagggaaatccAGTAACCAAGAAACCACAGCAAGAGAAAATTATTTTCCAAATCACAAAGAGCCTTCAGGGTATGTGCTGACGAGGAGATGGTGGTGATGGGGTGGACAGTTGTTGGCtagaaaaaagggaaacaggCTGTAAATATTCAACTTTGGGCTATTTTGGGAGGCTGGTCTTCGTTTGGTTTGACCACGAAAGTGAAATCTATCTCAGAGTCTCATTTTTGCCATCCCCTCCTTTTACTTCCTCTATTCAACTTTCACAATTTCTCCTTTATCCAGCCATCAAATCTATTAAACCTCAACAAATAATTAAGGATAAATGTACCTTTTGACGTCGCACCACAgtgctcatgcacacacacacacacacacacacaaacacgctgtGTTTGAATCATTCATGTCCACGTCAATACCATAAAAAATACAAGGAGCCTTGACAAAGAGGACGGGGGCGGCAGCTTGAAAAACCGCATCACATAATCTGCTGCAGAAAATATTCAAACCAGCGCACGCTGAGCAGGCGGTGACAAGAAGACTGACGAGATATTGTTTTGTAATTGTGGTGCACGAGGTCAGAAAACTGTCAGGAGACACAGATGAACACTGGATGCTCAGTGACGGGCGCATTTTCACAAGTCACCTTCCTTTTTCTCTGGAGAT
This window of the Pempheris klunzingeri isolate RE-2024b chromosome 14, fPemKlu1.hap1, whole genome shotgun sequence genome carries:
- the vps37d gene encoding vacuolar protein sorting-associated protein 37D — encoded protein: MSNLKESGACPDGYRALSTAELRELLQNDDKMDQIIRLNEKFQELQVDREMLLTTNRSLAEESLARRPRLCNGKLQLAEKYRELSNLATTCWEKQSQLETRVQKHSLQTTQNLLQEEVARAEEHSEELLEKFMEGNVSLDEFLDSFQSSRKTYHIRRAQAEKMQEIAQAKRQPSKSKTTEESKVPQVKKDSEQPQEPQRPNGFVAQGPLRVFQVRYGLTPAILLPHYPVSPPASAPGYQSSTPPPEPQPGQTHILSPSTPLPGHGQPVGLRVIGQLPGGWPANGRPVRVQQLYRPNPQQPEPPYR